A single Macaca mulatta isolate MMU2019108-1 chromosome 11, T2T-MMU8v2.0, whole genome shotgun sequence DNA region contains:
- the TRIAP1 gene encoding TP53-regulated inhibitor of apoptosis 1 has translation MNSVGEACTDMKREYDQCFNRWFAEKFLKGDSSGDPCTDLFKRYQQCVQKAIKEKEIPIEGLEFMGHGKEKSENSS, from the exons ATGAACAGTGTGGGGGAGGCATGCACGGACATGAAGCGCGAATACGACCAGTGCTTCAATCGCTGGTTCGCCGAGAAGTTTCTCAAGGGGGACAGCTCCGGGGACCCGTGCACCGACCTCTTCAAGCGCTACCAGCAGTGTGTTCAG AAAGcaataaaggagaaagagattCCTATTGAAGGATTGGAATTCATGGGCCATGGCAAAGAAAAGTCTGAAAATTCTTCTTGA